In Microbacterium binotii, one DNA window encodes the following:
- a CDS encoding MDR family MFS transporter, whose protein sequence is MTTTISRPTDASSKTSRRHVLEALSGLLLGMFVSMLASTVVSTSLPVIIHDLSGDQSSFTWVVTATLLTTAITTPIWGKLADLTNRKVLYQLAIAIFVLATAAAGFSQSPEMLIAFRAVQGIGAGGLAALSQVIMSDIISPRERGRYMGLFGAVMAVATVGGPLLGGVITDAWGWRWNFFVALPFAVAALLIVQRTLHLPQRTPRKVSIDYTGIVLLATAVSLLLIWVTLAGKSFDWWSLNTLFMVGGAILATALFIVVELRVREPLIPLTLFRNRTFTLAVIASIATGIAMFGASVYLSQYMQSARGATPTEAGVMTIPMIAGLLVASMGVGALITRFGHWKPYLIAGGVLLTAGSALLSTIHYDTPFALVSVYMFLLGAGVGMTMQNLVLVVQNTSHPSEIGAASSGVTFFRSLGGTIGVSVMGAALATRVTDLLTDRADEVRTALAGLGKAGAEWATQLSSGTLPQVSAMPEPLRVIFEDVYANGISHAFLIAVPVAVLSVLAIVFLPNTPLTRMTTTERAHASEADLATVSVPEAMATLTATGAITTQSGTPDAGDERK, encoded by the coding sequence GTGACCACCACCATCTCCCGTCCGACGGACGCGTCGAGCAAGACCTCGCGCCGTCACGTCCTCGAAGCCCTGTCCGGACTGCTGCTGGGCATGTTCGTGTCGATGCTCGCATCGACCGTCGTCTCGACCTCACTCCCCGTGATCATCCACGACCTGTCCGGGGACCAGAGCTCCTTCACATGGGTCGTCACCGCGACCCTGCTGACCACCGCGATCACCACCCCCATCTGGGGCAAGCTCGCGGATCTCACCAACCGCAAGGTGCTCTACCAACTGGCCATCGCGATCTTCGTGCTCGCCACCGCAGCCGCCGGGTTCTCGCAGAGCCCTGAGATGCTCATCGCATTCCGCGCGGTGCAGGGCATCGGCGCCGGCGGCCTGGCTGCGCTCAGCCAGGTCATCATGTCGGACATCATCAGCCCGCGTGAGCGCGGGCGCTACATGGGCCTGTTCGGCGCCGTGATGGCGGTCGCCACCGTCGGCGGCCCGCTGCTCGGCGGCGTCATCACGGACGCGTGGGGCTGGCGTTGGAACTTCTTCGTCGCGCTTCCCTTCGCCGTGGCCGCTCTGCTCATCGTTCAGCGCACCCTGCACCTGCCCCAGCGCACGCCGCGCAAGGTATCGATCGACTACACGGGCATCGTCCTGCTGGCCACCGCCGTCTCCCTTCTGCTCATCTGGGTCACCCTTGCCGGCAAGTCGTTCGACTGGTGGAGCCTGAACACGCTGTTCATGGTCGGCGGCGCGATCCTCGCGACGGCGCTGTTCATCGTCGTCGAGCTGCGGGTGCGCGAACCCCTCATCCCGCTGACGCTCTTCCGCAACCGCACCTTCACCCTGGCCGTGATCGCCTCGATCGCCACCGGCATCGCCATGTTCGGCGCCTCCGTGTACCTCAGCCAGTACATGCAGTCGGCCCGCGGCGCCACGCCGACCGAGGCCGGCGTCATGACCATCCCGATGATCGCGGGACTGCTCGTCGCATCCATGGGCGTCGGTGCGCTGATCACCCGGTTCGGCCACTGGAAGCCCTACCTCATCGCCGGTGGTGTGCTGCTGACGGCGGGCTCCGCGCTGCTCTCGACGATCCACTACGACACCCCCTTCGCCCTCGTGTCCGTGTACATGTTCCTGTTGGGCGCCGGCGTCGGCATGACCATGCAGAACCTCGTGCTCGTCGTGCAGAACACGTCGCACCCGAGCGAGATCGGCGCCGCGAGTTCGGGCGTCACGTTCTTCCGCAGCCTCGGCGGAACGATCGGCGTCTCCGTGATGGGCGCCGCCCTGGCGACCCGGGTGACGGATCTGCTCACCGACCGCGCGGACGAGGTCCGCACGGCACTGGCCGGGCTCGGCAAGGCCGGCGCGGAGTGGGCCACGCAGCTGAGCTCGGGCACTCTGCCGCAGGTCTCGGCCATGCCCGAGCCGCTCCGGGTCATCTTCGAGGATGTGTACGCGAACGGCATCTCGCACGCGTTCCTCATCGCCGTACCCGTCGCCGTCCTGAGCGTGCTGGCGATCGTCTTCCTCCCGAACACCCCGCTGACGCGGATGACCACGACCGAGCGGGCGCACGCCTCCGAGGCGGATCTCGCCACGGTCTCGGTGCCCGAGGCCATGGCCACGCTGACCGCCACCGGCGCCATCACGACGCAGTCGGGCACGCCGGATGCGGGCGACGAGCGCAAGTAG
- a CDS encoding YqaJ viral recombinase family protein, with amino-acid sequence MTPELAARIVADSRDRVAWIRARSRGITATDVASLTSERAIAKAADQKLGGSRFSGNAYTDHGRRREPEIAAWVAATHGILPSSALFHAVVEKRHLATPDGIAVDAEGRVTLAEIKTTNKSWRSIPRGYLRQVWWQQHVLGAERTLVAWEQHDGFVPVDDEPRCAWVERDEVEIGKLVRLATALIDELHLRTTRGRAPAPAPEAPPRREYRALVFSD; translated from the coding sequence GTGACCCCCGAACTCGCCGCTCGCATCGTCGCGGACTCCCGCGACCGGGTGGCGTGGATCCGGGCGCGCTCACGCGGCATCACGGCGACGGATGTGGCATCGCTCACGAGTGAGCGGGCGATCGCGAAGGCCGCCGACCAGAAGCTGGGCGGCTCGAGGTTCTCCGGCAACGCCTACACCGATCACGGCCGGCGACGCGAGCCCGAGATCGCCGCCTGGGTCGCGGCGACCCACGGCATCCTGCCCTCGTCCGCGCTCTTCCACGCGGTCGTGGAGAAGCGGCACCTCGCGACCCCCGACGGCATCGCGGTCGACGCCGAAGGCCGGGTGACGCTGGCGGAGATCAAGACGACCAACAAATCGTGGCGGTCGATCCCGCGCGGTTACCTTCGTCAGGTGTGGTGGCAGCAGCACGTGCTCGGCGCCGAGCGCACCCTCGTCGCCTGGGAGCAGCACGACGGCTTCGTCCCCGTCGACGACGAGCCGCGGTGCGCATGGGTCGAACGCGACGAGGTCGAGATCGGCAAGCTCGTGCGCCTTGCGACCGCCCTCATCGACGAGTTGCACCTGCGCACCACGCGCGGTCGCGCGCCTGCGCCGGCCCCGGAGGCCCCGCCGCGTCGCGAATATCGCGCACTCGTCTTCAGCGACTGA
- a CDS encoding 5'-nucleotidase C-terminal domain-containing protein — translation MSDSALRPHRRGRILTAALIVGAVVAASAVATVPAVGAEPTVGARTAGDPLFPHVGNGGYDVTHYDLDLTYRANDDVSAVATIAATAPAPLSAFSLDFEGMTVDSVTVNGVPAQFSREQDVDATLFKLDITPATAVSGPFTVAVAYSGAPVRHIDADGSSEGWVKTSDGVTALGQPIGAMTWFPQNNAPADKATYDISVTAPTTAGGNPLSVASNGELIGKTVDAQAGTTTWDWQQRNPMATELSVLSIGRFNVLESDITLASGRTLHEWSFVDPTISVNVQNTINTRRGEIKQIIDWLETKLGPYPGNSVGLIVDRVGVGYALETQDRPFFDGSVSANTLIHELVHQWLGNEVAPADWSHIWLNEGAAEFFTTYYRYGVGLSQTTPENDSFGSWSSASASRWLTPTVGFTDPAELYDWQVYNRGKYTLGALMTAVGRDAFDATYAAWTKAHAGGSADTDDFIALAEQVSGRDLGAFFQDWLFDTDKPVWPAMWTAGVTSDVPAGEAVLPGDTATLTLTVENTGRVDLAGATVVADATQLLTQASFPVLPKGVARQDSTLTWSIPTTAPGATASVDIEVKVAVDAPGGAITIPITAPQLGSSLTSAEAVFQIAGPVALNLLNINDFHGRIDQNTVKFAGTIEQLRAEYGEANTLFLSDGDNIGASLFASSYFKDEPTLEVLSALGLKASAVGNHEFDKGIADLTGRVADSADFTYLGANVYDAKTGEVLLPEYATFTVDGLTVAVIGAVTEETPSLVSPDGIAGVAFGDPVAAVNRVAAQLTDGDPTNGEADVIIAEYHEGASAGTPDKSTLEQEVAHGGAFASIVEDTSAAVDAIFTGHTHKLYAWEAPIPGTDRTRPIVQTGNYGENIGQVVLQLDPVTGAVESYTVKNAARTTAADADLVAAYPRVAEVKRIVDATLADAAAVGNQPVGSVTADITTAFSGGSYVDGVYRGGARDDRAAQSTLGNLVADSIRDALADPARGGAEIGVVNPGGLRADLSYAPDGVITYAEANAVLPFVNNLWTTTLTGAQFTKVLEEQWQLDDKGQVPSRPYLQLGLSENVFYTYDAAAAQGSHITGVWIDGQSIDPNREYRVGSFNFLLTGGDNFRTFKEGAQTRDSGLVDRDAWIDYLAAHPALTPDFSSRSAQVSGVPASVVAGEAVTFQVSRFDLTSLGSPANAVLEPSIGQAAYAPVAVANGVANVSLTTPGDVAGPAVVSLTAPDSGTVIRVPIDVRPAVPGTDGGAVETPAPESALTPATQNAVQVQGGTTLQPGQTITIHVGEEYTGDWVSVWLRSDPLLLGWYRVDELGNITVTLPAGVSGAHRLIVQDAQGNVIGWQQVQIGALPSTGQDGGSIVGLSLVALLLVGAGVSARSIRRRRA, via the coding sequence ATGTCCGACTCCGCTCTCCGACCGCACCGCCGTGGCCGGATCCTCACCGCAGCGCTCATCGTCGGAGCCGTCGTCGCCGCTTCCGCGGTGGCGACCGTTCCCGCCGTCGGCGCTGAGCCGACGGTCGGCGCCCGCACGGCGGGTGACCCGCTCTTCCCCCACGTCGGCAACGGTGGCTACGACGTCACCCATTACGACCTGGACCTCACGTACCGCGCGAACGACGACGTGAGCGCGGTCGCGACGATCGCCGCCACCGCTCCGGCGCCGCTGTCGGCCTTCTCGCTCGACTTCGAGGGCATGACCGTCGACAGCGTGACGGTCAACGGGGTGCCTGCGCAGTTCTCCCGTGAGCAGGATGTGGACGCCACGCTCTTCAAGCTCGACATCACGCCCGCGACGGCGGTCAGCGGACCGTTCACCGTCGCGGTGGCGTACTCGGGTGCACCTGTCAGGCACATCGACGCCGACGGTTCCTCGGAGGGCTGGGTGAAGACATCCGACGGCGTGACGGCCCTGGGCCAGCCGATCGGCGCCATGACCTGGTTCCCGCAGAACAACGCGCCCGCGGACAAAGCCACCTACGACATCAGTGTGACGGCGCCCACCACGGCCGGCGGCAACCCGCTGAGCGTCGCGAGCAACGGCGAGCTGATCGGCAAGACCGTCGACGCGCAGGCGGGGACGACCACGTGGGACTGGCAGCAGCGCAATCCCATGGCGACCGAGCTCTCCGTCCTCTCGATCGGGCGCTTCAACGTGCTGGAGAGCGACATCACCCTCGCGAGCGGCCGCACGCTGCACGAATGGAGCTTCGTCGACCCGACCATCAGCGTGAACGTCCAGAACACGATCAACACGCGTCGCGGTGAGATCAAGCAGATCATCGACTGGCTCGAGACGAAGCTCGGTCCCTACCCCGGCAACAGCGTCGGCCTCATCGTCGACCGCGTCGGCGTCGGGTACGCCCTGGAGACCCAGGACCGGCCGTTCTTCGACGGCAGCGTCTCCGCCAACACGCTCATCCACGAGCTCGTCCACCAGTGGCTGGGCAACGAGGTCGCTCCGGCCGACTGGTCGCATATCTGGCTCAACGAGGGCGCGGCGGAGTTCTTCACCACCTACTACCGCTACGGCGTCGGCCTCAGCCAGACCACCCCGGAGAACGACTCCTTCGGCAGCTGGAGCTCCGCGTCGGCCTCCCGGTGGCTGACGCCCACCGTCGGTTTCACCGACCCGGCCGAACTGTACGACTGGCAGGTCTACAACCGCGGGAAGTACACGCTCGGCGCCCTCATGACCGCCGTCGGCCGCGACGCCTTCGACGCGACCTATGCCGCCTGGACGAAGGCGCACGCCGGAGGTTCCGCGGACACCGACGACTTCATCGCCCTTGCCGAGCAGGTCTCCGGCCGCGATCTGGGTGCGTTCTTCCAGGACTGGCTGTTCGACACGGACAAGCCCGTCTGGCCCGCGATGTGGACCGCGGGCGTCACGAGCGACGTCCCCGCGGGTGAGGCCGTCCTTCCGGGCGACACGGCGACGCTGACGCTCACGGTCGAGAACACCGGACGAGTGGACCTCGCCGGTGCGACCGTCGTCGCCGACGCGACCCAGCTGCTGACCCAGGCGTCCTTCCCGGTCCTTCCGAAGGGTGTCGCACGTCAGGACTCGACGCTGACATGGTCGATCCCCACGACCGCGCCCGGCGCGACCGCATCCGTCGACATCGAGGTGAAGGTTGCCGTAGACGCCCCCGGCGGTGCGATCACGATCCCGATCACGGCGCCGCAGCTCGGCTCGAGCCTGACCTCGGCGGAGGCGGTCTTCCAGATCGCCGGCCCCGTCGCGCTGAACCTGCTCAACATCAACGACTTCCACGGACGCATCGACCAGAACACGGTCAAGTTCGCCGGGACGATCGAGCAGCTGCGTGCGGAGTATGGCGAGGCCAACACCCTGTTCCTCTCCGACGGCGACAACATCGGCGCCTCCCTGTTCGCCTCGTCGTACTTCAAGGACGAGCCGACCCTCGAGGTGCTGAGCGCGCTGGGACTGAAGGCGTCCGCCGTCGGCAACCATGAGTTCGACAAGGGGATCGCCGATCTCACCGGTCGTGTCGCCGACAGCGCCGACTTCACCTACCTCGGCGCGAACGTCTACGACGCGAAGACGGGGGAGGTGCTGCTTCCGGAGTACGCAACCTTCACCGTCGACGGGTTGACGGTCGCCGTCATCGGTGCCGTCACGGAGGAGACGCCGAGCCTGGTCTCGCCCGACGGCATCGCGGGAGTCGCTTTCGGCGACCCGGTCGCAGCCGTCAACCGTGTGGCCGCGCAGCTGACCGACGGCGACCCGACCAACGGGGAGGCGGACGTCATCATTGCGGAGTATCACGAAGGAGCATCGGCGGGCACCCCGGACAAGTCGACCCTCGAGCAGGAGGTCGCCCACGGGGGAGCGTTCGCCTCGATCGTCGAGGACACCTCGGCGGCGGTCGACGCCATCTTCACCGGGCACACCCACAAGCTCTACGCGTGGGAGGCTCCGATTCCGGGCACGGATCGCACCCGTCCGATCGTTCAGACCGGGAACTACGGCGAGAACATCGGCCAGGTCGTGCTGCAGCTCGACCCGGTGACCGGAGCGGTGGAGTCCTATACGGTCAAGAACGCCGCGCGCACGACCGCCGCGGACGCCGACCTGGTCGCCGCGTATCCCCGCGTCGCCGAGGTGAAGCGGATCGTGGACGCCACGCTGGCGGATGCGGCTGCGGTCGGCAACCAGCCGGTGGGGTCGGTGACCGCCGACATCACGACCGCCTTCAGCGGCGGTTCCTACGTCGACGGCGTGTACCGAGGAGGAGCGCGCGACGACCGCGCCGCGCAGTCGACGCTGGGGAACCTCGTCGCGGACTCCATCCGCGACGCGCTGGCCGACCCGGCCCGCGGCGGAGCCGAGATCGGTGTGGTCAATCCGGGCGGGTTGCGAGCCGACCTGAGCTACGCGCCCGATGGCGTCATCACGTACGCCGAGGCGAACGCCGTCCTGCCCTTCGTCAACAACCTCTGGACGACGACTCTCACGGGAGCCCAGTTCACGAAGGTGCTCGAGGAGCAGTGGCAGCTCGACGACAAGGGGCAAGTCCCGTCACGGCCGTACCTTCAGCTCGGGCTGTCCGAGAACGTGTTCTACACCTACGACGCCGCGGCGGCGCAGGGCTCGCACATCACGGGCGTGTGGATCGACGGACAGTCGATCGACCCGAACCGCGAGTACCGCGTGGGCTCGTTCAACTTCCTCTTGACCGGCGGCGACAACTTCCGCACCTTCAAGGAGGGGGCTCAGACGCGCGACTCGGGTCTTGTCGACCGCGACGCCTGGATCGACTACCTGGCGGCGCATCCCGCACTGACACCGGACTTCTCCTCCCGCAGTGCACAGGTGTCCGGTGTCCCGGCATCCGTCGTCGCGGGCGAGGCCGTCACCTTCCAGGTCTCGCGGTTCGACCTCACATCGCTCGGCAGCCCCGCCAACGCGGTGCTGGAGCCGTCGATCGGTCAGGCCGCCTACGCACCCGTGGCCGTCGCCAACGGCGTGGCGAACGTGTCGTTGACGACGCCGGGCGATGTCGCCGGTCCGGCGGTCGTCTCCCTCACGGCGCCGGACTCGGGCACCGTCATCCGCGTGCCGATCGACGTGCGCCCGGCCGTGCCGGGAACGGATGGCGGAGCGGTCGAGACGCCCGCGCCCGAGTCGGCGCTCACGCCCGCCACGCAGAACGCGGTCCAGGTCCAGGGAGGGACCACCCTCCAGCCCGGGCAGACGATCACGATCCACGTCGGTGAGGAGTACACCGGCGACTGGGTGAGCGTCTGGCTGCGCTCCGACCCGCTGCTGCTGGGCTGGTACCGCGTGGACGAGCTCGGCAACATCACGGTGACTCTGCCCGCGGGCGTCTCCGGGGCGCATCGTCTCATCGTGCAGGACGCGCAGGGCAACGTGATCGGGTGGCAACAGGTTCAGATCGGCGCGCTGCCCAGCACGGGCCAGGACGGCGGATCGATCGTGGGGCTGTCGCTCGTCGCCCTGCTGCTGGTGGGGGCCGGGGTCTCGGCGCGCAGCATCCGGCGCAGGCGAGCCTGA
- the rplJ gene encoding 50S ribosomal protein L10, whose amino-acid sequence MAQKDASVAELTKNFEDSTAVLLTEYRGLTVAQLKQLRNSIRQDASYAVVKNTLTKIAANNAGITALDEDLKGPSAVAFVHGDFVATAKALRDFAKANPLLVIKGGIFEGNALSADEVNKYASLESREVLLAKAAGMMKATMGKAAATIDALREKLETAEAA is encoded by the coding sequence ATGGCGCAGAAGGATGCATCGGTCGCCGAGCTCACGAAGAACTTCGAGGACTCGACCGCCGTTCTGCTGACCGAGTACCGCGGTCTGACGGTTGCCCAGCTCAAGCAGCTGCGCAACAGCATCCGTCAGGACGCGAGCTACGCCGTGGTGAAGAACACGCTGACCAAGATCGCCGCGAACAACGCGGGGATCACGGCGCTGGACGAGGACCTCAAGGGTCCCTCGGCCGTGGCGTTCGTGCACGGTGACTTCGTCGCCACCGCCAAGGCTCTGCGTGACTTCGCCAAGGCCAACCCGCTTCTCGTGATCAAGGGCGGCATCTTCGAGGGCAACGCCCTGAGTGCCGACGAGGTCAACAAGTACGCCTCCCTGGAGAGCCGTGAGGTTCTGCTGGCGAAGGCCGCGGGCATGATGAAGGCGACGATGGGCAAGGCTGCAGCCACCATCGACGCGCTTCGCGAAAAGCTGGAGACCGCCGAGGCCGCGTAA
- the rplL gene encoding 50S ribosomal protein L7/L12, translating into MAKLTTEELLEQFAGLTLVELSEFVKAFEEKFDVTAAAPVAVAGAAGAAGGAEEVEEKDSFDVILEAAGDKKIQVIKTVRELTSLGLGEAKALVDGAPKPVLEGANKETADKAKAALEEAGATVTLK; encoded by the coding sequence ATGGCGAAGCTCACCACTGAGGAGCTGCTCGAGCAGTTTGCCGGCCTGACCCTCGTCGAGCTCAGCGAGTTCGTGAAGGCGTTCGAGGAGAAGTTCGACGTCACCGCTGCCGCCCCCGTCGCCGTTGCCGGCGCTGCGGGTGCTGCTGGTGGCGCGGAAGAGGTCGAGGAGAAGGACTCCTTCGACGTCATCCTCGAGGCTGCCGGCGACAAGAAGATCCAGGTCATCAAGACGGTCCGCGAGCTCACCTCGCTGGGCCTCGGCGAGGCCAAGGCTCTCGTGGACGGCGCTCCCAAGCCCGTTCTCGAAGGCGCCAACAAGGAGACCGCCGACAAGGCGAAGGCCGCTCTCGAAGAGGCCGGCGCGACGGTCACCCTCAAGTAA